Within Capra hircus breed San Clemente chromosome 7, ASM170441v1, whole genome shotgun sequence, the genomic segment CACAATATCTTtagaaatatcatttttttaacaCTATGTGCCTTATgtgtcaatgtgtgtgtgtgtaaaatagctCATATACCAGGAAACTCACGCTTTTAAGTgaacaattcagtgatttttttttttatatagtacATTCACCAGGTAGTGCAACCAGCCCTTctatctaatttcagaacattccatcaccccaaaagaaactccaaaaaaaaaaagggaattccttggcggtccagtggttaggactctgagctctcactgccaggggcacaggttcgatccctggttgacaggtttgatccctggtcagggaactaagatctcaaaaGCCTTCTGGcttgaccaaaaaataaaaagcacagaaagaaaaagacactcCCTCCCCACTTAcccctctcccagctcccagcAACCACTCATCCACTCTCTGTGTCAACAGATTGGCCTGTTCTGGACGTTTCCCATCAACGAAATCCCACCCCGTGTGTCCTTCTGTGCctgcttctctcactgagcaTCGTGTTCTCAGGGTCCGTCCACGTGGCAGTGAGTGTCAGGCTCCCCTCCTTTTCACAGCTGAGTGATGCTCCCGTGTGTGGAAGGACCACATTTTGTGATGcatcatctgctggtggacatctggGCTGTTCCACTTTGTGGCTGTTGTGACTCAAATACTGCTATAAACATGTATGTTCATTTCACCTTAATGACCCTGCCGATGGTCCTGCACCCcattcacagatggggaaactgaggcccagcgagGTTAGGCTGAGAACCTACAGTGCTAGGATATTAAAAGAGTCCCTAATACAGAGAGGCTATGGTTCAGAATGAGGCACGAGAATTGTTTAAAGCAGCAACTCAGTGAAAGCCTGGATGAGGGGCACCACAGGTGGCAAAAGTCAGGGCTCGTTCAAGAGACCAGTGCTTGCCATGGGCTGGAGGGGCCAGAGCGTGCTAGCGAGGAGCTGTcgtgaggagcctggcgggcacatATGAAGGATGTCACGGGACgctgggatgggggagaggagtcactcactcggtcgtgtcttactctgtgaccctatagactgtactTGGCCAAgagcctctgttcatgggattttccaggcaaaaatactagagtggattgccctttcctcctccgggggatcttctcgacccagggattaaaccggcgtctcctgcgcctcctgcatcggcaggcagattcttttatcactgagtcacctgggaaacccaaggaGTCAGGACTCAAGAAAATGGAGCATGACTTAGAATTCAGCAGGTGGAGACCCATCCCAATCAAGTGCCCTGTGGTTCAGAAGCAATAACTGCACCCAAGAGTAGAAATCCAGGCAGGCATCCTGGAGGAGTTGTCATCAGGTCCTGAAGGCAGTTAAtgggaggagaggctggggaaAGTGTGTGGAGAGGGGAGCCAGGGCCCCAGGCACCCAGTGCCACCCCAGGTAGGTACCTCTGGCTTGGCCGCGTCCTCCTCCGGGCCCTGCAGCCGCTTCTGGTTCCAGCCAAGCCACATCTGGTGTAGTTTCTCCTGACCCTCCACCAGCTTCTGATCGACGCCCTGCTTGATGGTTTCCATCTAGGGCAGAAGGAGATAGACGGTGGCTGCCTCAGGGCTTGAATGAAGCTGGGAGAGGCTCTGGGGATCCACAGGAACGCTGGAAGAGGCAGGAATCCACAGGGAGCCCAAGGGGTTGGAGCCCTGAACCCTAGGATCTTAGGCTGTGACTGCATTTGAAGACAGGTCTTCAAAGTGATTAAGCTAAAAAAATTAGGGTGGacctaaaagatgcttgctccttggaagaaaggctatgacgaatctacacagcatattaaaaagcagagacatcactttgccaacaaaggtctatttagtcaaagctatggtttttccagtagccatgtatagatgtgagagttggaccataaaaaaggctgagtgctgaagaactgatgccttcgaaatgtgttgcagaagactcttgagagttccttggactgcaaggagatcaaaccagtcaatcttaaaagaaatcaaccctgaatattcattggaaggactgatgctgatgctgaagctccaatactttggccacgtgatgtgaagagccgactcaatggaaaagaccttgacactgggaaaggttgaggtcacagaggatgagatggttgcatggcatcattgactcaatggacatgaatctgagcaaactccgggagatagtgaaggacagggaagtctggtgtgttagagtccatggggttacaaagagtcggacaagacttagcaactgaacaacagcaacgtttttatatgactggtgtccttaaatAAAAAGGGGCTGttaggtggacttccctggtggtgcagtgattaagactctgaggCTCCACTGCAGCGGGCACAGGTTCAATTGCTGGTTGGGGAGGGAACTAAGCTTCTGCATGACGCACagcgtggccaaaaagaaaataaatgaacgaaatttttttttaagggggatGTTAGGACACAGACGTATGACAGGATGAccaggtgaggacacagagagaagacacCATCCACACGCCAAGGAGCGAGGCCTCAGAAAGAACCAACCCTGATGACATCTGGATCTTGAACTCTCAGCCCCTAGACCTGTGAGGCAGTGAATGTGCGTTAAGCTGCCCAGCTCGGGGTACTTGGTTACAGAAGCCCCAGCAAACTCAACCAGGACTGCAACCGCACAAGCCGGCCCACGCAGACATGCAGACTGGGGAGGAATAAGCCACCAGGCTTGAGGCGGGCTCACTGGGGCGTACGCTGCTCGCCACTGCCCTCGCCACCGAACCCTCTCACCATGGACCTCACCAGGATAAGCGTCTGTGACAGCTGGTGAAGGGCCtcctgtgccctctgcctggtgttctgcagcTTGCCCAGAGAGTGTTCGTAGGCCCGCTGGCGCAGCCTCTCCGACAGGGAGCCCAGCCGCACGAAGTAGCTCTGCTCCTGGCGCTGCTGGGCCACCGAGGCGATGTCGAAGCCCTCAAGGGACGTGGCGAGGCGGGCTGCGGTGGGGAGGCAGGAGAAGCATGGTGAAGGCAGAGTTTATGCCCCGGTCTGCAAGTGTAAAAGGGTCTCCCTGCCTGGgctttttcctcatctgtgaaatgggtaggATGGGGGCCAAATATACTGGGACTAAGAGGCCTTAGACTAATGTGAGGGTCTGAAAACTACGATCCTTGGACTGTATCTGTCCTGCCTCCAGTTTTATATGATCCAACCAGTGAATACAATTGTGCATGTTCGTTATACGCTGTCTACAGCGGCTTTCAAACTATAGTGGCAGAGTATGTGGCCTCTTAGCCTGCAGAGATGAAAATATTGCCTGTGAATTCCTGgttggtccggtggctaagactctgcatccaatgcaggaggcctggattcgatctctggtcagggaactagatcccacacactgcaaccaagagtttgcatgcctcaactaaagattgcgtgtgctgcaactaggaccccgtacaaccaaataaataaataatatttcttaaaatatattcattatctGATCCTTTACAAAAAAAGTTGGTCAATGCTGCCTGTATAGGTCCTAGCATATATTAATAGTGGTTAATCTTTTACAATGTTCTAGGTgctctgcattggagaaggcgatggcaccccactccagtactcttgcctggaaatcccatggatggagaagcctggtaggctgagggtcagacacgactgagcgacttcactttcacttttcactttcatgcgttggagaaggaaatggcaccccactccactgttcatgcctggagaatcccagggacaggggagcctggtgggctgccgtctatggggtcgcacagagtcggacacgactgaagcgacttagcagcagcagcagcagcagcagcagcaggtgctcTGCATGCatttcgtcttttttttttttctggccatgctgtgtggcattcgggaatcttagttccccgaccaggaatcaaacctgtgccccctacattggaagcccAGATtattaactactggaccaccaggcaagttcctCACATGTATTCTTGTTAAATCTTAACAGTTCTAATAGGGAAGTGCTGTCATCCcgtttttacagatggggaaactggggctcagagagattaGTTGACTTGccgaaggtcacacagctggggctCCACAAGTCAAGATCTGACGCTAGGCCCCATGTTCTTATCCATGACACTTGACTCTCCATGAGGAGaagtctgagccacaagagaaccATCTTCACAGCAGTTAAGGAAAAGTTAGGACTGTCTAGTCCAGAAAATACCCGTAAAGTTACAAGGTAACAGGATGGAAATCCATCTGTCTTGATAGTTTTTTCCTATCTTATTCTGCTCCCTGTAGACTTTAATATAGTAGCTCTTAAAGTCTGAGTTTTGTAAGTAACCTTATCTGGATTTGAAATGCCCTCTAACAGGGTCTGCAAATACAGCCCCTGGGCTGAATGCCACCTACTTTCGTCAACCAAACTTTATTGACATGTAGTCATACCCGTTCATTTACCTACTGACTACGCTTCTGGGCTACAATGACAGAGTTGCATAGTTGGAACAAAGGCTGTATAGCCCCCAGAAAGCCCAAGTTATTTACCACCTGGCCTGTCAAGAAAATGTGGTCCCCTGAAAAAGAGTTATACTTAAAGATAAAAAAAGGAagccccctggtggtccagtggtccagactccaagctcccagtgcagggagcccaggttcaacccctggtcggggagctaaggtCCCACATACCGCAACTGAGAGTTCGCCTGCTGCAACTACAGGGCCTGCCTGCCACGACAAAACTTGAAGATTTGGTCTGCATTCTGCAACCAAGACCCGGAgcagcccaataaaataaataaataatttttttaaaaagtaaataaaagtaaaaactaaaTGAGAAAGATAACTAACGAGGACCGACTCTCTAGCAAAGGGACCTACACTCAATATCCTGTAGTATATTCTCTTCCTCTAATGGAAAAGAGTCTCAAAAAGAATATATCCATGTATGTATGTAAAGtggaattactttgctgtatacttgaaactaccacaaattgtaaatcaattatatttcaataaattttttttacctTCAAAAAAAGGATTATACAATGTATAAAACAAATAGATAACTGAACAAAAATACTAAACACCCGGGACatttaaaagcaacaaaaacaaaagttggCATCTTGGGAAAAACAAACTTGCCCCATTTTCCTGACCAAAGGCAAGTCTGCAAAAACTAAATCCACACCAACAATATTCTGAACCCAGGCTACTGGTCACAACTTCTCCATGGCCCTCTGCGAACCCTGGAGCTCTGCCCTCAGAAGTGAAAGGAGCTTTGTTATTTAGGCCAAGGTTGTCTggcaactgactcactggaaaagaccaatgagaaatgactcattggaaaagacctgatgtggggaaagattgaggggacaacagaggatgagatggttggatgtatcaccaacttgatggacatgagtttgagcaagctctgggagttggtgaccgacagggaagcctggcgtgctgcaggccacggggtcacagagggtcagacacgactgagcaactgaactgaactgtctggcAGAGTCCAGGCATGTGGGAGCAAGCTGGCAGGGCCCCTGGAGGGGGCAGGTGCCCTTGGCAAaggggagacccaggagatgggGGGAGCAGGGCTGTTCTGGCAGGAGCCCGTGAGCAGCGTCCCAGCTATAACATGGTGCCTTAACTCACAGACTCCCCAGCACCTGAAGCCCCACTCTGCACAATGATTTCATCCttagttgctgttgtttattcactaagtcgtgtctgactccttgtgatcccctggactgtagcccgccaggttcctttgtccatgggatttcccaggccagattagtggagctggttgccattccttccttcaagggatcttccccacccacggatctaacccacgtctcctgcattggcaggcgaattctttaccactgagccacgaggaaagctgTTCATCCTTAGCAGATGgacacaaaagaaagaaaatcaaagctgGTCAGATAGATCTGTTCTCTGAAGTGGCTCCCAGGCCTGGCTCACAACCTGCCTCCCTGCAGACTCTGCATCTTCCCCTGCCTTCTGCTGACCAAGACTCACGGCTGCATCTTACTCCGTCTGAGCACTAGGCGGGGCCAGCAGGCACTGAACTTGGTGTGCAAGATGGAAGACATCAGCCGGATCCCTTCCTTTAAGAGATACAGGGTAAAGTTTTGAAAACTCAAAGGCCAAGTGACATGAGACCCTCAACCCAGGAGCTGCAGGGCCTGAGATCATTGGCCCTGCTCCCCCTGGATGGAGCGTGGGGTCTGGGTACACGTGGCCCTCAGGGACCCTTGTTGCCATGGGCACTGGTGTGTGCAATACTGGTACAGCTGGAAGTCCCCATCACGGTGTGCAAAAGATGGCTGTGCCTTGAACGCAGGGCCAAGGCCAACTCCACGAGCCATAGGTATATGAAACCACGAGTAGGACTGGCCGCTTTGTCTCAACTTTCACCCCTGGTTTATTCCTGCCACCATCTGGTCCAGCCCCATCACAGCTCACCTAGACCAGCAGGGTCACCTGAACCGGTCTCCTTCGCTTCCCACCCCCAGTGTCTTTCCCACAGTAGCCACCAGAGGGCGCCTGTGAACACTGAGTCAGGCCCCGCCCCCTCTGCTCTCAGTCTTCCAGGGTTCCCATCGCCCTAGGGGTAAAAGACCAAGTCCTCCCATGGCTCACCATCTGCTCCTGTACCCTcgctgcccttccctcctccctctctctcccaggctcactctgctccagccacacatgcctcctccctgctcctcccacaCACATCAGGCACCACCCTGTCCCCTGGTCTCTCTGCTCAGACATCAGCACAGCTTCATAAACCTCAGGGCAAGGTCACCTCCTCAGAAACATCTCCTTTAATCTAATTTCTGTACCCTTTAGGTTCCATGAGGGCAAAACTTTGTTCACTAACATATCCCTAGAACCTGGAAGCAGGTTTGGCATATAACCGGTGCTCAGGGTTTGAACAAACAAATAGATGCCTGGGTATGGGTGGAATGATAGAGAAGTTTTTCAGTGATTTTATTCGGGGACTTGAGCACCTGCTGGGCACCAGACAGGGGACACAGCTTCTGCTTTGTGGAATCAATGACTAGAGAAAAATCAGAGCCAAGCTGAGGTTTCAGGACACAGTATGAACAAGGAATGGTGTGATTTTAGAGGTCTTATGGGGGTGTGTGGCATGTGAGCACAAAGCTGGAGGTGGAAGGGAACGAGTCATCTAGATGTCATGTAAGGGTTTCTGGTAGAAGAAAaggccagtgcaaaggccccggTGTGGGAACATGGTCAAAGATGGGCAAGGAGGCCAGTGAGGCTGGAGCAGAATGAATGAGGGCAGGTGGGTAGGTACAAGGGAGCTTCCAGGAGGATTGAGGCTGTTACCAACAGGGAGATGGGAGCCCTGGAGGGCTGCGGGGAGAGGAGGGGCCTGAGTGCTCACAGGCGCCCTCTGGAGGCTGCTTCAGGGAGGACAGATACCATGAGCCAGGGCAGAGGAACCAAGCTGACTGAGGTGGGCTAAGACAGAAGGGGAGAGCGGGCAGGGACCAAACAGCCTGTGAGCGACAGACTCCAGGTGGCTAGGAGGGACCCATATCAGATGGTCTGGGGAGGGGCCCCAGAGTCAAGGCCTGCACTCACCGAGCTCAGCGTCCGTCATGGGCAGGTGGTTGTCTACCCACTCCTCCGACTTGCCCAGCACTGTGTCCACCCCGCTCAGCACCATCTGGCCCACACGGGAGCCCACGACCGAGTGGACGCCACTGGCCACCATGGACTTGGTCAAGTCTACGCCGCTCTGCACAGCACCCCGGGTGACGTCCACTGCCTCGGTGACTCGGGAGGCCACAGTGTCCTTGGCACTGGACACCGTGCTGGACACAGCCTGTCGGGCCCCTGACACCTTGGACGACACAAGCTCCTTGGTGTCTGCCAGGACCTACAAGAAGGGCCAGCATCAGCATCTCCATTCTCCCCTCATACCTGGGTGCCCCGACCCCTGCACCTCTAGAAGGGGTGGGCTGGAGGGAGGCGCTCCAGCTCCCGGGTGACCCTGAAGGGTGAGAGCAGTTAAGATCACATGCTCTGGGGCTGGATGGCCCAGTTAGAGTCCTTGGCTTGATATATCCTAGCTGTGTATCCTCAGGCAAATCACtcgacctctctgggcctccactTCTTCGCATGGTGTTATGGGCTAAAGGGTACTGAAGCCCCCAGGACTTCAGAATGTGACCATATTTAGTGATGAGAACTTTAAGGCAGTAATTAAGGCAAAATGAGGCCATCATAGTGGATCCTAATCCAGTCTGTCTACATGCCTTGGGGCCAGAAAACCAAATCATAAAATAGAAGCAAgactaacaaattcaataaaaactttaaagacggtccacatcaaaaaatccaaagaaagtagattaaataaaaaataaaatttaaaataattaaaattagtaACTGAGTTCCTCAGTCATACTGGTTGCCTTCTAAGGGCCCAACACCCACATATGGTTGTTGGTTTCCATATTGGATGGTGCAGAGAAAGAGCATGTGCAGAGAAAGTTCAGAGACCCGGCAGCCTGGTCCACAGagaaggaacagcatgtgcaaaggtcctgaggcagctCTGAGATGGGTGTGttcactgtctctgcttttccctgCCTCCACAAGATGAAAGTTCCATGAAGGCAAGGGCTCTGTATCCATCACCCTATCCCGTACATGTGGGCACTAATGTGACTAAACTGGAGGATGGAGGCCAGCGTGGACAGAATGGAGCAACTGAGGTGGGCGTAGAAGGTCAGGAGGCAGTGGAGCTAGACCAGGTGGGACCACCAGAAACATTCTGGCTTTTGCTCCAGGCAAGGTGGAAGACCCGAGGGGGCTTTGGGCATACCTGGCTGGTGTTCAGAATGTTCCTCCAGCTGCCCAATGGGGAGAGGGTGGGCGAATAAATGTGGTCACATTTGTCTGCTATGGGTTAAGCTGAGACCACAGACCCCCTACCCAGGTAGGCCCCCAGTCTTAGCGGAGcatcctccccaccctgcccctcgtGGAGGGGGTTAGTCACCTTCTCCGGCGGCTGCTGCAGGATGGGCAGATTCTCCTCCAGTTTGTCCAGCCCTCTGTGGGCGTATTCACTGGCCGAGGTgactgtgggggtggggatgggggtgggggcgaTAGACAGCTGATGGTTACTGCGCATGCACATCCCTCGGGGTCTCTAGGAGAGTCCACAGACACTGCCCCGCCTCCCCCACCCGGAAATAGGCCGGAGTGACTGGATGGTCCATGGGCTCCCATGCTTCACTCACGCTGGGGTTCCAGCTTGGACAGGATGGGCTGGGCCCCACTGACCGCGGCAGCCGTGAGGGTCTTCACCCCCTTCTCGGCTGCGTCGCAGACAGTCTTAACGTGGGGGTGGCTCTCCTTGGTGGATGTGTAGGCGGCGGACACCATGTTGCAGGTGGAGCTGATGAGGGGCATGCCGGCCACGCGGTCCACCACGCTGGGCTACGGGCAGAGAGGCTCAGGCTGCGGACGTGGCTCGTCTCCCCTCCCTCTGCACTCATTTGGTTGCACAAGCCAGGAACTCCCTGGTTCCGCCAGGCGCTTCCTCTGTCTCGGCCTGGCAGCTCACTTGTTTGAACATGACCTTGACACCCACAGTGTGCCAGGCAGTGACAAGACATGAGAACCCCACTGTCCTGGAGCTCAGGTCTAAAACTGACGTCAGTAAACTatgcccccaaccccccaccccagggccagcCCACTAcctgcttttccttttgcctatgttttttttcttttttctaacagCATTATTGAAATCTAGTTCAAATGTCAGAGAATTTCACCATTTTGAAATGCACGATTCAGAGGGTTTTAGTGTGTTCACAAGGTTGAGTAACTCTGTCTAATTTCAGAACTTATTGATCACTCGCAAAAGAAACTTGCTGTCACTGACTGTCACACCCTTGCCTACCGGCCCCTGGTAACCATGACTCCACTTTCTGGCCCTGGATTTGTGCCTGTTCCGGACGCCTCCCAGAAAAATGGAAGCG encodes:
- the PLIN3 gene encoding perilipin-3, producing MSADETEAAASTQVTAEEPVQQPSVVDRVAGMPLISSTCNMVSAAYTSTKESHPHVKTVCDAAEKGVKTLTAAAVSGAQPILSKLEPQLTSASEYAHRGLDKLEENLPILQQPPEKVLADTKELVSSKVSGARQAVSSTVSSAKDTVASRVTEAVDVTRGAVQSGVDLTKSMVASGVHSVVGSRVGQMVLSGVDTVLGKSEEWVDNHLPMTDAELARLATSLEGFDIASVAQQRQEQSYFVRLGSLSERLRQRAYEHSLGKLQNTRQRAQEALHQLSQTLILMETIKQGVDQKLVEGQEKLHQMWLGWNQKRLQGPEEDAAKPEVESQTLAMFRDITQQLQTTCASLGSSLQGLPAHIKDQALQARQQVEDLQATFSGIHSFQDLSSSVLTRSREQVARAREALDHLVEYVAQNTPITWLVGPFAPGVVEKAPEKKK
- the PLIN3 gene encoding perilipin-3 isoform X1, encoding MSADETEAAASTQVTAEEPVQQPSVVDRVAGMPLISSTCNMVSAAYTSTKESHPHVKTVCDAAEKGVKTLTAAAVSGAQPILSKLEPQLTSASEYAHRGLDKLEENLPILQQPPEKVLADTKELVSSKVSGARQAVSSTVSSAKDTVASRVTEAVDVTRGAVQSGVDLTKSMVASGVHSVVGSRVGQMVLSGVDTVLGKSEEWVDNHLPMTDAELARLATSLEGFDIASVAQQRQEQSYFVRLGSLSERLRQRAYEHSLGKLQNTRQRAQEALHQLSQTLILMETIKQGVDQKLVEGQEKLHQMWLGWNQKRLQGPEEDAAKPEQVESQTLAMFRDITQQLQTTCASLGSSLQGLPAHIKDQALQARQQVEDLQATFSGIHSFQDLSSSVLTRSREQVARAREALDHLVEYVAQNTPITWLVGPFAPGVVEKAPEKKK